From a single Nocardioides sp. dk884 genomic region:
- a CDS encoding MDR family MFS transporter, with protein MSTPTVATGFPAAASGPSGSPLKPLVGLLLGMFVSMLATTVVSTSLPVILADLGGGQTAYTWVVTATLLTTAVSTPIWGKLADLFDRKLLLQLALVIFILASAAAGFAQNSEWLIGCRAIQGIGAGGLGALTQIAMADIISPRERGKYMGLFGGVMALATVGGPLIGGAITDLSNWRYNFYVAVPVAVVALVMIQKTLHLHPLPKRKVSIDYAGIVFLSASVSTLLIWISLVGSSFAWASSTTAWMVGGTVVGIAAFIAVELRATEPLIPLTLFRNRTFTWAVIGSLSVGVAMFGTTVFLSQYMQLARGASATESGLMTLPMMLGLFLVSSVAGRQITKTGVWKPYVLGGSILLTIGMGLMGTIEYDTNFVLVSVYMFVLGSGVGLVMQNLVLVVQNAVPPRDLGVASSGVNFFRTVGGTIGVAVLGAVLGNKVTSHMAERAGDLQAAIGSLGSQGKEVAVALQSGSIPAVSSLPEPVRAVVESVYGASVADIFVVAAPMGLLTVIAVALLPNLALGTLTRHEKFSAEESAVALAATAEAAAGQNGPEHPGDGRDHR; from the coding sequence ATGAGTACACCCACCGTCGCGACCGGTTTCCCGGCCGCCGCCTCCGGACCCTCGGGAAGTCCGTTGAAGCCTCTGGTGGGGCTGTTGCTCGGCATGTTCGTCTCGATGCTGGCGACGACCGTCGTCAGCACCTCGCTGCCGGTGATCCTCGCCGACCTCGGCGGTGGCCAGACGGCGTACACCTGGGTCGTCACCGCCACCCTGCTCACCACCGCCGTCTCCACCCCGATCTGGGGCAAGCTGGCCGACCTCTTCGACCGCAAGCTGCTGCTCCAGCTGGCCCTGGTGATCTTCATCCTGGCCAGCGCCGCCGCCGGCTTCGCCCAGAACAGCGAGTGGCTGATCGGCTGCCGCGCCATCCAGGGCATCGGCGCCGGCGGTCTGGGCGCACTGACCCAGATCGCGATGGCGGACATCATCTCGCCGCGCGAGCGCGGCAAGTACATGGGTCTGTTCGGTGGCGTGATGGCGCTGGCCACCGTCGGCGGACCGCTCATCGGCGGCGCGATCACCGACCTCTCGAACTGGCGCTACAACTTCTACGTCGCGGTCCCGGTGGCCGTCGTCGCGCTGGTGATGATCCAGAAGACCCTGCACCTGCACCCGTTGCCGAAGCGCAAGGTGAGCATCGACTACGCCGGCATCGTGTTCTTGTCGGCGTCGGTCTCCACCCTGCTGATCTGGATCTCGCTGGTCGGCAGCTCCTTCGCCTGGGCCAGCTCCACCACCGCCTGGATGGTCGGCGGCACCGTCGTCGGCATCGCCGCCTTCATCGCCGTGGAGCTGCGGGCCACCGAGCCGCTGATCCCGCTGACGCTGTTCCGCAACCGCACCTTCACCTGGGCGGTCATCGGCAGCCTCTCGGTCGGCGTCGCGATGTTCGGCACCACCGTCTTCTTGTCGCAGTACATGCAGCTGGCCCGCGGCGCCTCGGCCACCGAGTCCGGCCTGATGACGCTGCCGATGATGCTGGGCCTCTTCCTGGTCTCCTCGGTGGCGGGGCGCCAGATCACCAAGACCGGCGTCTGGAAGCCCTACGTGCTCGGCGGCTCGATCCTGCTGACGATCGGCATGGGCCTGATGGGCACGATCGAGTACGACACCAACTTCGTGCTGGTCTCGGTCTACATGTTCGTCCTCGGCTCCGGCGTCGGCCTGGTGATGCAGAACCTGGTGCTCGTCGTGCAGAACGCCGTGCCCCCGCGTGACCTCGGTGTCGCGAGCTCCGGGGTGAACTTCTTCCGCACCGTCGGCGGCACCATCGGCGTCGCCGTCCTCGGCGCGGTGCTCGGCAACAAGGTCACCTCCCACATGGCCGAGCGCGCCGGCGACCTGCAGGCGGCCATCGGCTCGCTCGGGTCCCAGGGCAAGGAGGTCGCCGTGGCCCTGCAGAGCGGCTCCATCCCCGCGGTGAGCAGCCTTCCCGAGCCGGTGCGGGCCGTCGTGGAGTCGGTGTACGGCGCCTCGGTGGCCGACATCTTCGTGGTGGCCGCCCCGATGGGCCTGCTGACCGTGATCGCCGTGGCGCTGCTGCCGAACCTCGCGCTCGGCACGCTGACGCGCCACGAGAAGTTCAGCGCCGAGGAGAGCGCGGTGGCCCTGGCGGCCACCGCCGAGGCCGCGGCCGGCCAGAACGGACCGGAGCACCCCGGTGACGGACGCGACCACCGCTGA
- a CDS encoding MarR family winged helix-turn-helix transcriptional regulator has translation MTDATTADLAEAVGEIEAQFTRMAAASRRRLREHASSVHPDLTPLGFALLTASQHLGRCPQSALVQRMQADKGAVSRAVAQLEHFGLIRREADPADRRSQLLELTPAGRAALAGVDSRSRELLHGQLEGWTLAEVQQLRDLLTRLNDAARVLPGAGPGTSDSPARSET, from the coding sequence GTGACGGACGCGACCACCGCTGACCTGGCCGAGGCCGTCGGTGAGATCGAGGCCCAGTTCACCCGGATGGCGGCGGCCTCGCGCCGCCGCCTGCGGGAGCACGCGAGCAGCGTCCACCCCGACCTCACGCCGCTCGGCTTCGCCCTGCTCACCGCCTCCCAGCACCTCGGCCGGTGCCCGCAGAGCGCCCTCGTGCAGCGGATGCAGGCCGACAAGGGCGCGGTCAGCCGGGCGGTCGCTCAGCTGGAGCACTTCGGACTGATCCGCCGCGAGGCCGATCCCGCCGACCGGCGCAGCCAGCTCCTCGAGCTCACTCCCGCCGGCAGGGCGGCCCTCGCCGGGGTCGACTCCCGCTCCCGCGAGCTGCTGCACGGGCAGCTCGAGGGCTGGACGCTCGCCGAGGTCCAGCAGCTCCGTGACCTGCTGACCCGACTCAACGACGCGGCGCGCGTCCTGCCCGGCGCGGGTCCCGGGACTTCCGACTCCCCGGCTCGTTCGGAGACCTGA
- a CDS encoding copper chaperone PCu(A)C: MHRTTTRHRTRRSALGALALAGALALTACGDDAEPAEQSGSAATSGPEIVVTDPWVRATDGAEDTSMTAAFMDLANEGDEAVTLVSASSEVAGTVEIHEMANVDGKAVMQEAEDGVELKARGGQLLQPGGYHVMLMGLSDELAAGDEVTLTLEFSDGSTQEITAPVKAFTEEEGDYHDHGSHDHGDEGHGDEDHEHP, encoded by the coding sequence ATGCACCGCACCACCACCCGCCACCGCACCCGCCGTTCCGCCCTCGGCGCGCTCGCCCTCGCCGGCGCACTCGCGCTCACCGCCTGCGGCGACGACGCCGAGCCCGCCGAGCAGTCCGGCTCCGCCGCCACCAGCGGCCCCGAGATCGTCGTGACCGACCCGTGGGTCCGCGCGACCGACGGGGCCGAGGACACCTCGATGACCGCAGCCTTCATGGACCTGGCCAACGAGGGCGACGAGGCGGTCACGCTCGTCTCCGCCTCGAGCGAGGTCGCCGGCACCGTCGAGATCCACGAGATGGCGAACGTCGACGGCAAGGCCGTCATGCAGGAGGCCGAGGACGGCGTCGAGCTCAAGGCCCGAGGCGGCCAGCTGCTCCAGCCCGGCGGCTACCACGTCATGCTGATGGGCCTCTCCGACGAGCTCGCCGCGGGCGACGAGGTCACGCTGACCCTGGAGTTCTCCGACGGGAGCACCCAGGAGATCACCGCGCCGGTCAAGGCCTTCACCGAGGAGGAGGGCGACTACCACGACCACGGCTCCCACGACCACGGCGACGAGGGCCACGGCGACGAGGACCACGAGCACCCGTGA
- a CDS encoding Dyp-type peroxidase, with protein MSTSGVGRRGFLGYVGTAVAGAAAGVGGATLAGSSSRAEDQAPAADTSAWAGRTIAPHGPHQPGVAAAPAHVTELVALDLLAGTDRDALGRLMRVWTGDVEALTQGRPAPGDTAPWLATANADLTITVGVGPGAFGPRRLRTPPPGFGEVPPMRHDRLQERWNGGDLVLHVAGRDATTVAHAVRRLVADAAPFATLRWRQQGSWNGTGPQGQPVTGRNLFGQVDGSANPRPGTPLFDQTVWIPDGPWAGGTTLVVRRIRMDLDTWDELTRDEQEQSVGRRLDDGAPLSGGGELDDIDLRARSGGRPVIARDAHARRSHPGLNGGRRIFRKGANYVLDTERGVESGLLFQSFQADLLDQFVPIQRSLDELDSLNEWTTAIGSASFAVLPGFEAGSWLGEPLLA; from the coding sequence GTGAGCACCTCGGGAGTCGGACGCCGCGGCTTCCTGGGCTACGTCGGCACGGCGGTCGCGGGTGCGGCCGCCGGTGTCGGCGGCGCGACGCTGGCGGGGTCGAGCAGCCGCGCCGAGGACCAGGCGCCTGCCGCCGACACGTCGGCCTGGGCCGGGCGCACGATCGCGCCGCACGGTCCGCACCAGCCCGGCGTGGCGGCCGCGCCCGCCCACGTCACCGAGCTCGTCGCGCTGGACCTGCTGGCCGGCACCGACCGTGACGCGCTCGGGCGGCTGATGCGGGTGTGGACCGGCGACGTCGAGGCCCTGACGCAGGGTCGCCCCGCGCCGGGTGACACCGCGCCCTGGCTGGCCACCGCCAACGCCGACCTGACGATCACCGTCGGGGTGGGCCCGGGGGCGTTCGGCCCACGCCGCCTCCGCACTCCCCCGCCCGGTTTCGGCGAGGTGCCGCCCATGCGCCACGACCGGCTGCAGGAGCGCTGGAACGGCGGGGACCTGGTGCTGCACGTCGCCGGGCGCGACGCCACCACCGTGGCGCACGCCGTACGACGTCTGGTCGCGGACGCGGCGCCGTTCGCGACCCTGCGCTGGCGCCAGCAGGGCTCGTGGAACGGCACGGGTCCGCAGGGGCAGCCGGTCACCGGACGCAACCTGTTCGGGCAGGTCGACGGGTCGGCCAACCCGCGGCCCGGGACCCCGCTGTTCGACCAGACGGTCTGGATCCCCGACGGGCCCTGGGCCGGTGGCACCACGCTGGTGGTGCGCCGGATCCGGATGGACCTCGACACCTGGGACGAGCTCACCCGCGACGAGCAGGAGCAGTCCGTGGGCCGGCGCCTCGACGACGGGGCACCACTGAGCGGGGGTGGCGAGCTCGACGACATCGACCTGCGCGCCCGATCCGGCGGACGCCCGGTCATCGCGCGCGACGCCCACGCCCGGCGGTCCCACCCGGGGCTCAACGGCGGGCGCCGGATCTTCCGCAAGGGCGCCAACTACGTGCTCGACACCGAGCGCGGGGTCGAGTCCGGGCTGTTGTTCCAGAGCTTCCAGGCCGACCTGCTGGATCAGTTCGTCCCGATCCAGCGGAGCCTCGACGAGCTCGACTCGCTCAACGAGTGGACCACCGCGATCGGCTCGGCGAGCTTCGCGGTGCTGCCGGGCTTCGAGGCCGGCAGCTGGCTGGGCGAACCCCTCCTGGCCTGA
- a CDS encoding lysophospholipid acyltransferase family protein yields MGFLAGTAEDLRTVARGWRWGRRSQVPRSAEPWVRAQQTSVFPSDWSRRPPAVAAREVAQKAGLEPLFRSQVRTRVEGLDVLDRVEGPVIFVANHASHLDTPLVLLSLPAEWRRRTAVAAAADYFFDTWWRAVGSSLLFNTFPIDRHGGSMAATPGEVLAEGWSLVIFPEGTRSRDGWTGTFRMGAAHLAHAHGVPVVPVAHRGTFAAMPRGQDWPSRGRRQLTIRFGEPLRVAPGESAREFAPRIRTALAELLDEDATTWWAARRRAARGATPDPAGPDVAPWRRVWEQSASPRIEEEPGGRLLRAWRR; encoded by the coding sequence ATGGGCTTCCTCGCCGGGACCGCCGAGGACCTGCGCACGGTCGCGCGCGGCTGGCGCTGGGGACGGCGCTCGCAGGTCCCGCGATCGGCGGAGCCGTGGGTGCGTGCGCAGCAGACCTCGGTGTTCCCCTCCGACTGGTCCCGCAGACCGCCGGCGGTCGCGGCCCGGGAGGTCGCGCAGAAGGCGGGGCTGGAGCCGTTGTTCCGCTCCCAGGTCCGCACCCGTGTCGAGGGCCTCGACGTGCTGGACCGGGTCGAGGGGCCGGTGATCTTCGTGGCCAACCACGCCTCCCACCTCGACACCCCGCTGGTGCTGCTGTCGCTGCCCGCCGAGTGGCGCCGGCGTACGGCGGTCGCCGCGGCGGCCGACTACTTCTTCGACACCTGGTGGCGCGCGGTGGGGTCCTCGCTGCTGTTCAACACCTTCCCGATCGACCGGCACGGCGGGTCGATGGCGGCCACCCCCGGGGAGGTGCTGGCCGAGGGCTGGAGCCTGGTGATCTTTCCCGAGGGCACCCGCTCTCGCGACGGCTGGACCGGCACCTTCCGGATGGGCGCGGCCCACCTCGCGCACGCCCACGGCGTGCCCGTGGTGCCGGTGGCGCACCGGGGGACCTTCGCCGCGATGCCGCGCGGGCAGGACTGGCCCAGCCGCGGGCGGCGCCAGCTGACGATCAGGTTCGGTGAGCCGCTGCGGGTGGCGCCGGGGGAGTCGGCGCGCGAGTTCGCCCCGCGCATCCGCACCGCGCTGGCGGAGCTGCTCGACGAGGACGCGACGACCTGGTGGGCGGCGCGGCGCCGCGCCGCCCGGGGCGCCACCCCCGACCCCGCGGGGCCGGACGTGGCGCCGTGGCGCCGGGTGTGGGAGCAGTCCGCCTCGCCCCGCATCGAGGAGGAGCCGGGCGGGCGGCTGCTGCGCGCCTGGCGGCGCTGA
- a CDS encoding lactate racemase domain-containing protein, with product MSRPGFVLEVDDRTPPLVVHEGLGFRLERFPLGTRVVYPPESLPVVPDVDEAIREALLHPVDADPLPALLRPGMRLTIAFDDVSLPLPAMRAPDIRGRIIEHVLTLAAEAGVDDVELVAANALHRRMTAAELRHIVGERVFRSFHPQGLLTNFDAEDPEGLAHLGTTEQGEDVEISRRAAESDLVVYVNVNLVAMDGGHKSVGIGLASYRSLRHHHNAHTMVQSRSFMDHTRSAMHHSAWRMGRVIKEHVQVFQIETTLDNDVFPRPYDFFQKREWEWSVRDQASMLAVKRGLALAPQRLRHRLFHDLRGAYGLTGVAAGEVEAVHARTLERVHRQQLVEVQGQSDVLVLGVPYLGPYNVNSSMNPVLATCMGLGYFFNSYRHQPVVRPGGAVVLYHPLDEGFDQLHHPSYVDFYEEVLAESTDPAVIGQKYERQFAEDEWYRHLYRTSHAYHGVHPFYMWYWAAHAMDHVGDVIWVGADRKVAARLGFRAASTLADALEMASGTVGSSPSITYLHSPPHLLADVR from the coding sequence ATGAGCCGTCCCGGATTCGTGCTGGAGGTCGACGACCGCACCCCGCCGCTGGTGGTCCACGAGGGCCTCGGGTTCCGCCTGGAGCGCTTCCCGCTCGGCACCCGCGTGGTCTACCCGCCCGAGTCACTGCCGGTGGTCCCCGACGTGGACGAGGCGATCCGCGAGGCGCTCTTGCACCCGGTCGACGCCGACCCGCTGCCCGCCCTGCTGCGCCCGGGGATGCGGCTCACGATCGCCTTCGACGACGTGTCCCTGCCGCTGCCGGCCATGCGCGCCCCCGACATCCGCGGCCGGATCATCGAGCACGTGCTGACCCTGGCCGCCGAGGCCGGCGTGGACGACGTCGAGCTGGTCGCGGCCAACGCGCTGCACCGCCGGATGACCGCCGCCGAGCTGCGCCACATCGTCGGGGAGCGGGTCTTCCGCTCCTTCCACCCCCAGGGACTGCTCACCAACTTCGACGCCGAGGACCCCGAGGGCCTGGCCCACCTCGGCACCACCGAGCAGGGCGAGGACGTCGAGATCAGCCGTCGCGCGGCCGAGTCGGACCTGGTGGTCTACGTCAACGTCAACCTCGTCGCGATGGACGGCGGGCACAAGTCGGTGGGGATCGGGCTGGCGTCGTACCGCTCGCTGCGCCACCACCACAACGCGCACACGATGGTGCAGTCGCGCTCGTTCATGGACCACACCCGCTCGGCCATGCACCACTCGGCGTGGCGGATGGGGCGGGTGATCAAGGAGCACGTGCAGGTCTTCCAGATCGAGACGACCCTCGACAACGACGTCTTCCCGCGGCCCTACGACTTCTTCCAGAAGCGCGAGTGGGAGTGGTCGGTGCGCGACCAGGCCTCGATGCTCGCCGTCAAGCGCGGCCTCGCACTCGCCCCGCAGCGGCTTCGGCACCGCCTCTTCCACGACCTGCGCGGCGCCTACGGCTTGACCGGCGTCGCCGCGGGCGAGGTGGAGGCCGTGCACGCCCGCACCCTGGAGCGGGTGCACCGCCAGCAGTTGGTGGAGGTGCAGGGGCAGTCCGACGTGCTGGTGCTCGGGGTGCCCTACCTGGGCCCCTACAACGTCAACAGCTCGATGAACCCGGTGCTGGCCACCTGCATGGGGCTGGGCTACTTCTTCAACTCCTACCGCCACCAGCCGGTGGTGCGCCCCGGCGGCGCGGTGGTGCTCTACCACCCGCTCGACGAGGGGTTCGACCAGCTGCACCACCCCTCCTACGTCGACTTCTACGAGGAGGTGCTGGCCGAGTCGACCGACCCGGCGGTGATCGGGCAGAAGTACGAGCGGCAGTTCGCCGAGGACGAGTGGTACCGCCACCTCTACCGCACCTCGCACGCCTACCACGGGGTGCACCCGTTCTACATGTGGTACTGGGCGGCGCACGCGATGGACCACGTCGGCGACGTGATCTGGGTGGGGGCCGACCGCAAGGTCGCGGCCCGGCTCGGCTTCCGGGCCGCCTCGACGCTCGCCGACGCCCTCGAGATGGCCTCGGGCACCGTCGGCTCCTCCCCGTCGATCACCTACCTGCACAGCCCGCCGCACCTGCTCGCGGACGTGCGGTGA
- a CDS encoding zinc-dependent alcohol dehydrogenase, translating into MLALEMFRSLPRTVAGRAVGARLPGILSGYAAPLRLVTIDAPQATRPGWARLRTRLSGICGSDLSMLSGQTSLYFSAVVSLPFVPGHEVVAELLDDCEDLPAGTRVVLDPVLACAARGVEPCPSCARGATNRCARITVGALSAGLQTGFCHDTGGGWGQQLVAHRSQLHPVPAEVDDVRALLLEPLACAVHTALRAGVRPDDRVLVSGAGLVGLLTAFALRALTPTGEMLVVAKHPHQRALAASLGASEVVGPEEVLRRVRRATGAFQVQPELSSPYLLGGVDVAVDAVGSRRSLETVLQATRAGGRVVLSGMPAAADLSAAWFRELEVVGSYASAVHEPGAGGAWAGRSAFEIATALLPAPALAEVAGAVARYPLHRWREALDHAHGAGRLGTVKVAFDPRPSPSAPQEI; encoded by the coding sequence ATGCTGGCCCTGGAGATGTTCCGGTCGCTGCCGCGCACGGTCGCCGGCCGCGCGGTCGGCGCGCGCCTGCCCGGCATCCTGTCCGGGTACGCCGCGCCGCTGCGGCTGGTCACGATCGACGCGCCGCAGGCAACCCGGCCCGGCTGGGCGCGGCTGCGCACCCGGCTCTCGGGCATCTGCGGCTCCGACCTCTCGATGCTGTCCGGGCAGACGTCGCTGTACTTCTCCGCGGTCGTGTCGCTGCCGTTCGTGCCGGGGCACGAGGTGGTGGCCGAGCTGCTCGACGACTGCGAGGACCTGCCGGCCGGCACCCGCGTCGTGCTCGACCCCGTGCTCGCCTGCGCGGCCCGCGGCGTCGAGCCGTGCCCGTCCTGCGCCCGGGGCGCGACCAACCGCTGCGCGCGGATCACGGTGGGTGCGCTCTCGGCCGGCCTGCAGACCGGCTTCTGCCACGACACCGGCGGCGGGTGGGGCCAGCAGCTGGTCGCGCACCGCAGCCAGCTGCATCCCGTGCCGGCGGAGGTCGACGACGTCCGGGCGCTGCTGCTCGAGCCGCTGGCCTGCGCGGTGCACACCGCGCTGCGAGCAGGGGTCCGCCCCGACGACCGGGTGCTGGTCAGCGGAGCCGGCCTGGTGGGCCTGCTGACCGCCTTCGCCCTGCGCGCCCTGACCCCGACCGGCGAGATGCTCGTGGTCGCCAAGCACCCCCACCAGCGCGCGCTGGCCGCGTCGCTGGGGGCCAGCGAGGTGGTCGGCCCCGAGGAGGTGCTGCGCCGGGTGCGTCGCGCCACCGGCGCCTTCCAGGTGCAGCCCGAGCTGTCCTCGCCGTACCTCCTCGGCGGGGTGGACGTCGCGGTGGACGCCGTCGGGTCGCGCCGCTCGCTGGAGACCGTGCTGCAGGCCACCCGGGCCGGGGGGCGCGTCGTGCTGTCCGGGATGCCCGCCGCCGCGGACCTCTCGGCGGCGTGGTTCCGCGAGCTCGAGGTCGTCGGCAGCTATGCCTCGGCGGTGCACGAGCCGGGCGCGGGTGGCGCCTGGGCGGGGCGCAGCGCCTTCGAGATCGCCACCGCGCTGCTGCCCGCGCCCGCCCTCGCGGAGGTGGCCGGCGCCGTCGCCCGCTACCCGCTGCACCGCTGGCGCGAGGCCCTCGACCACGCCCACGGGGCCGGCCGGCTCGGCACGGTCAAGGTGGCCTTCGACCCGCGTCCCTCCCCGTCAGCACCCCAGGAGATCTGA